In Triticum urartu cultivar G1812 chromosome 6, Tu2.1, whole genome shotgun sequence, the following proteins share a genomic window:
- the LOC125512692 gene encoding uncharacterized protein LOC125512692 has translation MTWLQYAATRRQRAATACLFLTGAALIAAAARLSYANIEPQRAKAAQRRKVLEDFIARKRAAVAGPGAGAGAGSHPQPDPPKT, from the coding sequence ATGACGTGGCTGCAGTACGCGGCGACCCGGAGGCAGCGCGCCGCCACGGCCTGCCTCTTCCTCACCGGCGCCGCGctcatcgccgccgccgcgcgcctcTCCTACGCCAACATCGAGCCCCAGCGCGCCAAGGCCGCCCAGCGCCGCAAGGTCCTCGAGGACTTCATCGCCCGCAAGCGCGCAGCCGTGGCCGGACCCGgagccggagccggagcaggCTCCCACCCCCAGCCAGATCCCCCCAAAACCTAG